A single Patescibacteria group bacterium DNA region contains:
- the uvrB gene encoding excinuclease ABC subunit UvrB gives MKFKLKTTYKPTGDQPSAIKKLEEGFLKYPQQTLLGVTGSGKTFTMANLIQKVQRPTLVLAHNKTLAGQLYEEFKEFFPENKVCYFISYYDYYQPESYVPSTDTYIEKDTAVNEKIEEFRLEAASSVVSREDVIVVASVSCIYGLGDPNEYKQGIFTINVGRELGRDNLIKALVQIQFERNDTDLRSGRFRVRGNTIDLIQGYGRNIFRINFKGETIESIKVIEPINLKVLEEIDKLDIFPASPFMTSKDSIERALKSIAAELKEVLPTLPQLEAHRLEKRTKYDMEMIRELGYCKGIENYSRHFDGRAPGEPPKTLLDFFPEDFLFIIDESHQSLPQVHGMYKGDKSRKQNLIDNGFRLPSAYDNRPLKFEEFERYLKHVVYTSATPSDYETRNSGQVVEQIIRPTGLIDPEIFVRPSAGQMDDLIAEIKKTIEMGNRTLVTTLTKQMAEDLTDYFLKKDLKVNYMHSEVDTLERTEIIADLRRGKYDVLVGINLLREGLDIPEVGLVAILDADKESFLRDARSLIQTIGRASRNVDSYVLMYADNMTGSMKEAIRETNRRRKIQVEYNEKHGITPASIIKAIKEKPATIKKEADKFGLKKVGSLEELIIEMETQMQIAAENLDFERAIEIRDEIRKLSS, from the coding sequence ATGAAATTCAAACTCAAAACAACCTACAAACCTACAGGAGATCAACCTTCCGCAATAAAGAAACTTGAGGAGGGATTTTTAAAGTACCCGCAACAGACTTTGCTTGGTGTAACTGGTTCTGGCAAAACTTTTACCATGGCCAACCTAATTCAGAAAGTCCAGCGGCCGACTTTGGTTTTAGCGCATAATAAAACTTTGGCTGGGCAATTGTATGAAGAATTTAAAGAATTTTTTCCTGAAAATAAGGTTTGTTATTTTATTTCTTATTATGATTATTACCAGCCGGAAAGTTATGTGCCTTCAACAGATACATATATTGAAAAAGATACAGCAGTGAATGAAAAAATTGAGGAGTTCCGTTTGGAAGCCGCGTCCTCAGTGGTTTCACGCGAAGATGTGATTGTGGTGGCGTCTGTTTCCTGTATCTATGGCTTGGGTGATCCTAATGAATATAAACAAGGTATTTTTACAATAAATGTGGGTCGTGAATTGGGCCGCGATAATTTAATTAAAGCCCTGGTTCAGATTCAGTTTGAACGCAATGATACTGATTTGCGTTCTGGCAGATTTCGCGTGCGCGGCAATACCATTGATTTAATTCAAGGTTATGGCCGGAATATTTTTAGAATAAATTTTAAGGGTGAGACGATTGAATCTATTAAAGTTATTGAGCCGATTAATTTAAAAGTCCTGGAAGAAATTGATAAGCTGGATATTTTTCCTGCTTCGCCTTTTATGACATCCAAAGATTCAATTGAACGCGCTTTAAAATCAATTGCAGCAGAACTTAAAGAAGTTTTACCAACTTTACCCCAGCTGGAAGCGCATCGTTTAGAAAAACGCACTAAATATGATATGGAAATGATCCGCGAACTTGGCTATTGCAAGGGCATTGAAAATTATTCGCGCCATTTTGATGGCCGCGCGCCTGGTGAGCCGCCAAAAACTTTACTGGACTTTTTTCCTGAAGATTTTTTATTTATTATTGATGAATCACATCAATCTTTGCCCCAGGTTCATGGCATGTATAAAGGAGATAAATCCAGGAAGCAAAATTTAATTGACAATGGTTTTCGTTTACCCTCAGCTTATGATAACCGGCCTTTAAAATTTGAAGAATTTGAAAGATATTTAAAACATGTGGTCTATACTTCTGCTACGCCTTCAGATTATGAGACAAGAAATTCTGGGCAGGTTGTTGAACAGATCATTAGACCAACGGGCTTAATTGATCCGGAAATTTTTGTCAGGCCTAGCGCAGGGCAAATGGATGATTTGATTGCAGAAATTAAAAAGACGATTGAAATGGGCAATCGCACCTTGGTGACGACTTTAACCAAGCAAATGGCAGAAGATTTGACTGATTATTTTTTGAAAAAAGATTTGAAGGTTAATTATATGCATTCTGAAGTTGACACTTTGGAGCGCACAGAAATAATTGCTGACTTGCGCCGTGGTAAATATGATGTTTTAGTAGGCATTAATTTACTGCGTGAGGGGTTAGACATTCCTGAAGTTGGATTGGTAGCAATTTTAGATGCTGATAAGGAATCATTTCTACGCGATGCCCGTTCATTAATCCAAACCATTGGTCGTGCCAGCCGCAATGTTGATTCTTATGTTTTAATGTACGCGGATAATATGACTGGCTCAATGAAAGAGGCAATCAGAGAAACTAATCGTCGCCGCAAGATTCAGGTGGAATATAATGAAAAGCATGGCATTACTCCAGCTTCAATTATTAAAGCCATTAAAGAAAAACCAGCCACGATTAAAAAAGAAGCTGATAAGTTTGGATTAAAGAAGGTCGGTTCATTAGAAGAATTAATTATTGAAATGGAAACACAAATGCAGATCGCGGCCGAGAATCTTGACTTTGAAAGGGCAATTGAAATTCGTGATGAGATAAGAAAACTAAGTAGTTAA
- a CDS encoding Bro-N domain-containing protein — protein MDSTKIVLFKDKKIRRTLFDNEWWFSVIDVIEALTDSVNPNDYWYKMKIRVKADDEVELSTICRQLKLLANDGKNYQTDCADTEGIFRIIQSIPSPKAEPFKRWLARVGYERVQEIENPELATKRTRLLYKLKGYPDGWIEKRMRGIAIREELTDEWSKRGAEEQKDYEILTAEISKATFGITPTEYKELKSLKRENLRDHMDDLELIFTMLGERATTEIHRTEESSGVAKLKNDAKTGGKIAGGARKQLEKRLKRPIVSKNNFLGKKEMPKELEE, from the coding sequence ATGGATTCAACAAAAATTGTTTTATTTAAAGACAAAAAAATAAGAAGAACGCTATTTGATAATGAGTGGTGGTTTTCGGTTATTGATGTTATTGAAGCATTAACAGATAGCGTCAATCCCAATGATTATTGGTATAAAATGAAAATTCGGGTTAAAGCTGATGATGAAGTTGAGTTATCGACAATCTGTCGACAACTGAAATTATTGGCTAATGACGGCAAAAATTATCAAACAGATTGCGCTGATACAGAAGGTATATTTCGTATCATTCAATCAATTCCTTCGCCCAAAGCCGAACCATTCAAACGTTGGTTGGCTCGTGTGGGCTATGAACGGGTGCAGGAAATTGAAAATCCAGAACTGGCGACTAAAAGGACTAGATTGCTCTATAAGCTCAAAGGCTATCCTGATGGCTGGATTGAAAAGCGAATGCGCGGCATTGCTATTCGCGAGGAATTAACTGATGAATGGTCAAAACGCGGCGCCGAGGAACAAAAAGATTATGAAATCTTAACCGCGGAAATATCTAAAGCAACCTTTGGCATTACGCCAACAGAATATAAGGAGTTGAAAAGTTTAAAAAGGGAAAATTTACGCGACCATATGGATGATTTGGAATTAATTTTTACCATGCTGGGCGAAAGGGCTACTACGGAAATTCACCGGACAGAAGAGTCTTCAGGTGTCGCCAAATTAAAGAACGATGCCAAAACAGGCGGTAAGATTGCCGGTGGTGCCAGAAAACAATTGGAAAAGCGTTTAAAGCGGCCAATTGTTTCTAAAAATAATTTTTTGGGCAAGAAAGAAATGCCAAAAGAATTAGAAGAGTAA
- a CDS encoding GreA/GreB family elongation factor, whose protein sequence is MQISKRKSENNSQGNYDPHITSQKAEEMRKELERLIKIARPAASNEVAEHAKLGDFSENAAYQMAKGKLRSINNRILILQDKLNNAIIIDCAPGECVQLGSQVTIEVNGAQKNFQILGSQETNPQKGIISHLSPIGAALLGHKLNDEVEIEINGQNLKYKIIKIE, encoded by the coding sequence ATGCAAATATCCAAACGAAAATCTGAAAATAACAGCCAAGGCAATTATGACCCGCACATCACCAGCCAAAAAGCTGAGGAAATGAGGAAAGAACTTGAACGATTAATTAAAATTGCCCGACCGGCTGCGTCTAATGAGGTTGCCGAGCATGCCAAGCTCGGTGATTTTTCGGAAAATGCGGCTTATCAAATGGCTAAAGGTAAATTGCGCAGTATTAATAATCGCATTTTGATTTTGCAGGACAAGTTAAACAATGCCATTATTATTGATTGCGCGCCGGGCGAGTGCGTGCAATTGGGCAGCCAAGTGACCATAGAAGTAAACGGCGCGCAGAAAAATTTTCAAATCCTGGGCTCCCAGGAAACAAATCCGCAAAAGGGCATAATTTCACACCTCTCTCCCATTGGCGCGGCCTTGCTTGGCCATAAATTAAACGACGAGGTGGAAATTGAAATTAATGGCCAAAATTTAAAGTACAAAATTATTAAAATAGAATAA
- a CDS encoding phosphotransferase, translating to MKFEQPEIINLLNQYNIGQIKAIEPIQTSGNFSFLVTTDLGQYFLRLCGERNRFRSKEEIEGELDLLDKLKVNNFPVIDYLKTKTGERVVSLENHNGYFRKYLTGDFVQGNPTDKQLTEVGKFLGQYHNIVENYKIEKRKNINLGLEKTRKFFAEHKEEILQSNFKEADKFVEVFNEEIVKLNFPEDLPQGMLHEDLGKRHVIWQGDKIAAIIDFDRSYFGSLILDLGQALRGWCFKDNWQKWSKDNTRILLAGYETERKLSDLEKEYLVPAIKFAILERALSFCLKYIYSDNPDQEDEKFSRDSLFRQIKQIKI from the coding sequence ATGAAATTTGAACAACCAGAAATAATTAATTTATTAAACCAATATAATATTGGCCAGATTAAAGCTATTGAACCGATTCAAACCAGCGGCAATTTTAGTTTTTTAGTTACCACAGATTTGGGCCAATATTTTTTGCGTTTGTGCGGGGAAAGAAACAGATTTAGGAGTAAAGAAGAAATTGAAGGCGAATTAGATTTGCTGGATAAATTAAAAGTTAATAATTTCCCGGTTATTGACTATTTGAAGACTAAAACTGGGGAACGGGTTGTAAGCTTAGAAAATCATAATGGTTATTTTAGGAAATATTTGACAGGCGATTTTGTGCAAGGTAATCCTACAGATAAACAATTAACCGAAGTGGGGAAATTTTTGGGTCAATATCATAATATAGTAGAAAATTACAAAATTGAGAAAAGAAAGAATATAAATTTGGGTTTAGAAAAGACAAGAAAATTTTTTGCGGAACATAAGGAAGAAATTTTACAAAGTAATTTTAAGGAAGCGGATAAATTTGTAGAAGTTTTTAATGAAGAAATAGTTAAATTAAATTTTCCAGAAGATTTGCCCCAAGGCATGCTCCATGAGGATTTGGGAAAGCGCCATGTGATTTGGCAAGGCGATAAGATAGCGGCCATTATTGATTTTGATCGTTCATATTTCGGATCTTTGATTTTAGATTTAGGCCAAGCCTTGCGAGGCTGGTGTTTTAAAGATAATTGGCAAAAGTGGAGCAAAGATAATACCAGAATACTTTTAGCTGGCTATGAAACTGAAAGGAAGCTAAGTGATTTGGAAAAAGAATATTTAGTGCCAGCAATTAAATTTGCGATTTTGGAAAGGGCATTGTCTTTTTGTTTAAAATATATTTACTCTGATAATCCTGATCAAGAGGACGAAAAGTTTAGCCGAGATAGTTTGTTCCGACAGATTAAACAAATAAAAATTTAA
- a CDS encoding ATP-binding protein, giving the protein MKIIYKLIIIVVLATLLASGAGTFLFFYVGQKSVLERFGEQLKSVAILKENQIHYFVHEQRFKVEETGADLMAMLATENEATKTDRKISDKAPDFHDVRFLNFLKRNLSFCRHFREFFILDLSGLAVVSTDNLQENKNFSDKDYYLNGLKAVYVSNFYYVQDTKKTGLTISMPLTNNENVTIGVLVGVIDLQGISEIMSERAGLGISGETFLVNNYHFPITALKFTTKEAMPVPISTDPVNYCLNGNSGQIYAKDYRGVNVIAVYNWLEDFDACLIAKYDRNEALALFYDLTEKIIFFSILIIFLVILLGYLLLKTIVDPIKKLRDGVQIIKNGDLDHRVGTESNDEIGHLSRDFDKMTSAIKESRVEINRKVEDQTKEIIRKNNDIEKQRLAILNVLEDVSQERDQSTKERDKIDTILKSLGDGVLVVDNEQKVEFLNPAAEELTGWSLAAAQGTFAEKVFNIYDEASMKKRESPIAAALKTGKISILSNHTVLKTKDGQIIPIADSAAPVKDSENNINGAVLVFRDMIQERINEEKIIHAKASLEELNKELDLKVEQKTKELRKAFDELKGLDAMKDEFLNISAHELKTPLTSIIGLSQLIMLKKQGGVNIKQKKSLSIIFNEANRLLGIIKKILGITRIEAKKAIFNMQKMDVCQLVPKVIESLQSLAKNNDVSIVHKCSSSRALVSADPDRIQEVIYNLIDNALKFSPPKSKIFVSSEIEKGLFIFSVKDQGPGIDPNKKDKLFQKFSQLDTGFARKQEGTGLGLYICKIILENMKGKIWVESVPGQGATFKFSLPLAKK; this is encoded by the coding sequence GTGAAAATTATATATAAGCTGATAATTATAGTTGTATTAGCCACGCTGCTCGCTTCTGGCGCTGGCACTTTTTTATTTTTTTATGTCGGACAAAAGTCGGTTTTGGAAAGATTCGGCGAACAATTAAAAAGCGTTGCAATTTTAAAAGAAAACCAAATACATTATTTTGTTCATGAACAGCGCTTCAAGGTGGAAGAAACTGGCGCAGACTTGATGGCTATGCTTGCAACGGAAAACGAGGCAACAAAAACAGATAGAAAAATTTCAGACAAGGCTCCTGATTTTCATGATGTTCGTTTTTTAAATTTTTTAAAGCGAAATTTGAGCTTTTGCCGGCATTTCAGAGAGTTTTTTATTTTAGATCTTAGCGGCTTGGCCGTCGTGTCTACTGACAATCTGCAGGAAAATAAGAATTTTAGCGATAAAGATTATTATTTAAACGGCTTAAAAGCCGTATATGTCAGCAATTTTTATTATGTCCAGGACACAAAAAAGACCGGGCTCACAATTTCAATGCCTTTGACAAATAATGAAAATGTTACGATTGGGGTATTGGTTGGCGTAATAGATTTGCAGGGAATTTCTGAAATAATGTCAGAACGCGCTGGTTTGGGCATTTCAGGCGAGACGTTTTTGGTCAATAATTATCATTTTCCCATAACCGCTCTAAAATTTACGACCAAAGAGGCAATGCCTGTTCCTATTTCAACTGATCCTGTCAATTATTGTTTGAATGGAAATTCAGGCCAGATTTATGCCAAAGACTATAGGGGAGTAAATGTCATTGCCGTTTATAATTGGCTGGAAGATTTTGATGCCTGTCTTATAGCTAAATATGACCGTAATGAAGCACTCGCGCTGTTTTACGATTTGACGGAAAAAATCATCTTTTTTTCAATCCTAATTATTTTTCTTGTGATCCTCCTTGGTTATTTATTGCTAAAAACGATTGTTGACCCCATTAAAAAATTGCGAGATGGCGTGCAGATTATAAAAAATGGCGACTTGGACCATCGTGTCGGCACAGAGTCAAATGATGAAATCGGGCATTTATCCAGAGATTTTGATAAAATGACATCTGCGATAAAAGAATCACGTGTGGAGATAAATAGAAAGGTTGAAGATCAAACCAAAGAAATAATTCGGAAAAATAATGATATTGAAAAACAAAGGCTGGCTATTTTAAATGTTTTGGAAGACGTTTCTCAAGAGAGGGACCAGTCAACCAAAGAAAGGGACAAGATAGATACGATTTTAAAAAGTTTAGGCGACGGGGTTTTGGTTGTGGATAATGAACAGAAAGTAGAATTTTTAAATCCTGCGGCAGAAGAATTGACCGGCTGGAGCTTGGCTGCGGCTCAAGGAACTTTTGCGGAAAAAGTTTTCAATATCTATGATGAAGCAAGCATGAAAAAGCGTGAATCACCAATAGCAGCCGCTTTAAAAACAGGCAAAATATCTATTTTGTCAAACCATACTGTGCTCAAAACCAAAGACGGACAGATAATTCCTATTGCTGACAGTGCGGCGCCGGTTAAAGATAGCGAAAACAATATTAACGGTGCGGTCTTGGTTTTTCGCGACATGATTCAAGAAAGGATTAACGAGGAAAAAATTATCCATGCTAAAGCATCATTGGAGGAATTAAACAAGGAGTTGGATTTAAAAGTTGAGCAAAAAACAAAAGAGTTACGCAAAGCCTTTGATGAATTAAAGGGGCTGGATGCCATGAAGGATGAATTTTTAAATATTTCCGCTCATGAGTTAAAGACGCCTTTGACTTCAATTATCGGCCTGTCGCAGTTAATAATGCTTAAAAAACAGGGCGGTGTAAATATTAAGCAGAAAAAGAGCTTAAGTATAATTTTTAATGAAGCGAACAGACTTTTGGGCATAATAAAAAAAATATTAGGCATTACCAGGATTGAAGCCAAAAAGGCAATTTTTAACATGCAAAAAATGGATGTTTGCCAGCTCGTGCCCAAAGTTATAGAAAGCTTGCAATCTTTGGCAAAAAATAATGACGTGTCTATTGTCCACAAATGCTCAAGCAGCAGGGCGCTTGTCAGTGCGGATCCAGATAGAATTCAAGAGGTGATTTATAATTTAATTGATAATGCCCTGAAATTCAGCCCTCCCAAAAGCAAAATATTCGTTTCCAGCGAGATTGAGAAGGGACTGTTTATTTTTTCAGTCAAAGATCAGGGCCCAGGCATTGACCCTAATAAAAAAGATAAACTTTTTCAAAAATTTTCCCAGCTTGATACCGGCTTTGCCAGAAAACAGGAAGGGACTGGTTTGGGACTGTATATTTGTAAAATTATTTTAGAAAACATGAAGGGTAAAATCTGGGTTGAATCTGTGCCAGGCCAAGGTGCGACCTTTAAATTCAGCCTGCCCTTGGCAAAAAAATAA
- a CDS encoding histidine kinase N-terminal 7TM domain-containing protein, which translates to MHIYLFQNPYVILPFMGFFANVILAIYILSKNSSNLENRLYGLFASTLAIWSAADYFQFSSDSGQDALFWARISTICAGLAAFFLLLFFLEFVKNKLARKKIAVAVLLLPVLFFSIMDWQFNAVTESVRLSWWGYESAGGVLFGAYVIYILLCTIAGLFLGYRFYKRSKNFNEKKQAKLMILAISILLVGGTFTEIIPQLFNFSMIPLTSSLTTCTVIIIAYAIGKYKLMSISSAIAAETIINAMSDSLFVLGAEQAIMLVNPATLKLLGYEKDELYGKSVNFIFATRDFFKKNILAELLEKGELYNFQAFYLSKARKQIPVSLNLKIIKNKAKQLIGIVGIARDITEQKKSEEELKKKNEDLELFNKIAVGRELKMIDLKKKIAELEKSIKKDNL; encoded by the coding sequence ATGCATATATATTTGTTTCAAAACCCTTACGTCATTTTGCCTTTTATGGGCTTTTTTGCCAATGTAATTTTGGCAATATATATTCTTTCAAAAAATTCTTCCAACTTGGAAAATAGATTATACGGCTTATTCGCTTCAACATTGGCTATTTGGTCAGCAGCCGATTATTTTCAATTTTCTTCAGATTCTGGCCAGGACGCTTTATTTTGGGCTAGAATCAGCACCATTTGTGCCGGCTTGGCTGCTTTTTTCCTGCTTTTATTTTTTTTAGAATTTGTAAAAAATAAATTAGCCAGGAAAAAAATAGCGGTTGCTGTTTTATTATTGCCTGTTCTTTTTTTTTCAATCATGGATTGGCAATTTAATGCAGTTACAGAATCTGTGCGTCTATCCTGGTGGGGCTATGAATCAGCAGGCGGAGTTTTATTTGGAGCATACGTCATTTATATATTGCTATGCACGATAGCCGGGCTTTTTTTGGGTTACAGATTTTATAAGCGATCAAAGAACTTTAATGAGAAAAAACAGGCAAAATTAATGATCCTGGCCATAAGCATTCTGCTTGTAGGGGGAACATTTACGGAAATTATTCCTCAATTATTTAATTTTAGCATGATACCTTTAACCTCGTCCTTGACTACCTGCACTGTAATAATTATCGCTTATGCGATCGGCAAATATAAATTGATGTCTATCTCTTCTGCCATTGCCGCAGAGACAATAATTAATGCCATGTCTGATTCCCTTTTCGTTTTAGGGGCTGAGCAAGCAATAATGCTGGTTAATCCAGCGACTTTGAAACTTCTTGGGTATGAAAAAGATGAGTTATATGGCAAAAGTGTAAATTTTATATTTGCCACTCGTGATTTTTTTAAAAAAAATATCCTGGCAGAGCTCTTGGAAAAAGGCGAGCTCTATAATTTTCAAGCCTTTTATTTATCAAAAGCGCGCAAGCAAATCCCTGTCAGTTTGAATTTAAAGATCATTAAGAATAAGGCAAAACAGCTGATTGGAATAGTCGGCATAGCCAGGGATATAACGGAACAAAAAAAATCAGAAGAAGAACTCAAGAAAAAGAATGAGGATCTTGAGCTTTTTAATAAAATAGCTGTGGGCAGGGAGCTTAAGATGATAGATTTAAAGAAAAAGATCGCAGAGCTAGAGAAATCAATAAAAAAGGATAATTTATAA
- a CDS encoding PAS domain-containing protein produces the protein MEAPVNNNKTFAKNKKNQADLQEKAFVTNSLVRFYSATEHSFSGIFILDKNFNIVYLNEAAAKNHGRARTEITAQNFFEFIKYSPSAQKEKILDSLKEGSWEGKIQINETDKSKAFQFFINNLPKSNDEKYFLVIENELFDSTFAAQKVKESEERYKVLFEASADGILIADIETKKFIDANPAICKILEYSRQELIGLGLKDIHPPDKIIDIVAEFEAQARGDKTLAENIPCVKKSGKIIYCDINTSLIMVEGKKCNVGFFRDVSLRKKIDEETKEKNLELEKFNKLIVSREFKMIELKNKIKKLESHFKK, from the coding sequence ATGGAAGCGCCGGTAAATAATAACAAAACTTTCGCCAAAAATAAAAAAAACCAAGCTGATTTGCAGGAAAAAGCTTTTGTTACTAATTCTTTAGTAAGATTTTATAGCGCTACTGAACATTCATTTTCCGGCATTTTTATCTTGGATAAAAATTTTAACATAGTTTACCTCAATGAAGCGGCTGCAAAAAACCATGGCCGCGCCAGGACAGAAATTACCGCCCAAAATTTTTTTGAATTTATTAAATATTCGCCAAGCGCGCAAAAAGAAAAAATCCTGGACAGCTTAAAAGAAGGGAGTTGGGAGGGTAAGATTCAAATAAATGAAACTGATAAAAGCAAAGCCTTCCAATTTTTTATTAATAACCTGCCCAAATCAAATGACGAGAAATATTTTTTAGTGATTGAAAATGAACTTTTTGATTCAACATTCGCGGCTCAAAAGGTAAAAGAATCAGAAGAAAGGTATAAGGTGCTGTTTGAAGCCAGTGCCGATGGCATACTTATTGCGGACATTGAAACAAAAAAATTTATTGATGCAAACCCGGCTATCTGCAAAATACTGGAGTACTCGCGGCAAGAGCTGATTGGCTTGGGTCTTAAAGACATTCATCCCCCGGATAAAATAATAGATATTGTGGCCGAGTTTGAGGCTCAAGCCAGGGGAGATAAAACATTGGCGGAAAATATTCCTTGTGTAAAAAAGAGCGGGAAAATCATTTATTGCGATATTAATACGAGTTTGATTATGGTTGAAGGAAAAAAATGCAACGTTGGCTTTTTCAGAGATGTCAGTCTGCGTAAAAAAATAGACGAAGAGACAAAGGAGAAGAATTTAGAATTGGAAAAATTCAATAAACTGATTGTCAGCCGTGAATTTAAAATGATTGAGCTGAAAAATAAAATTAAAAAGCTGGAAAGCCATTTTAAAAAATAA
- a CDS encoding response regulator: protein MAKILVVDNDLDTLETICLSLESGGHKVVKAEGGQKALNMIKQEKFDLILLDIMMPEIDGIKVAKTLATDDKNKLIPIIFISALPVESRNFKDAIKETQDLPNIKGSIEKPFVLDDLLGKIAKVLKK, encoded by the coding sequence ATGGCTAAAATTTTAGTTGTTGATAATGATTTGGACACTTTGGAAACAATTTGCTTGAGTTTGGAATCAGGCGGTCATAAAGTAGTTAAGGCCGAAGGCGGGCAAAAAGCTTTAAATATGATTAAGCAGGAAAAATTTGATTTGATTCTATTGGACATTATGATGCCGGAAATTGACGGCATTAAAGTGGCCAAAACACTGGCTACTGATGATAAAAATAAATTAATTCCAATAATTTTTATTTCTGCTTTGCCCGTTGAATCGCGCAATTTTAAAGATGCTATAAAAGAAACGCAAGATTTGCCCAATATCAAAGGCAGTATTGAAAAGCCGTTTGTACTAGATGATCTTCTGGGAAAGATTGCTAAAGTATTAAAGAAATAA
- a CDS encoding cohesin domain-containing protein, with product MKKIFIILVMSLVLTSISLPASAASATLSLTAGKTSYKVGDVFKVTININSGGNLLQVVRAKVTYPADLLQAQGFALGSLFPQKSPGETIGGGTLYVGGYRIGEGTSSNGALGTATFKVLKDGKAILALIAGSRMITAEPKDIYSGGNSISLALGVVEKPKEEANPVKPEEKIILAAPEISSATNSEDAWSKSKNVTFNWTKPANALGYVTKLSADTLEDIGDVVTTEDNAITYNNIEDGILIFYLKAKYQAGFSELASYALKIDTIPPLIAQPSIEARSTANVSNEYQIFFNTTDALSGVDYYQIKFDNGDFKDATSPYILNESERTAKLVAVKAVDKAGNESVGALAIADYIANQQEIASKMLNEKTTLFDIQAGAAKRSWLEFYIVLGVIVIIFAAIIIWLITQKSKK from the coding sequence ATGAAGAAAATATTCATTATTTTAGTAATGTCATTGGTTTTAACTTCAATTTCATTGCCAGCCTCTGCCGCCTCTGCCACCTTATCCCTAACAGCAGGCAAAACAAGCTATAAAGTTGGCGATGTGTTTAAAGTTACCATAAATATAAATAGCGGGGGCAATCTGCTACAGGTGGTCAGGGCTAAGGTAACTTACCCGGCTGATTTGCTGCAAGCTCAAGGTTTTGCCCTGGGTTCGCTCTTCCCGCAAAAAAGCCCGGGTGAAACTATTGGCGGGGGTACGCTTTATGTGGGCGGTTATCGCATAGGCGAAGGCACAAGCTCAAATGGCGCCTTAGGCACTGCAACTTTTAAAGTTTTAAAGGATGGCAAGGCAATTTTAGCTTTAATTGCCGGCTCCAGGATGATTACGGCTGAACCAAAAGATATTTATAGCGGCGGCAATAGTATTAGTTTGGCTCTGGGTGTTGTTGAAAAACCAAAAGAAGAAGCAAACCCGGTCAAACCCGAAGAAAAAATAATTTTAGCTGCCCCGGAAATTTCCTCAGCCACCAATTCTGAAGATGCCTGGTCAAAATCAAAAAATGTCACTTTCAATTGGACAAAACCAGCGAATGCACTTGGTTATGTGACAAAATTATCAGCCGATACTTTAGAAGATATTGGGGATGTAGTAACAACTGAAGATAATGCCATAACTTATAATAATATTGAAGATGGCATCCTGATTTTTTATCTTAAGGCAAAATATCAGGCTGGCTTTAGCGAGCTGGCTAGTTATGCCCTGAAAATTGATACAATTCCGCCTTTGATTGCGCAACCTTCAATTGAAGCCAGATCAACTGCAAATGTTTCAAATGAGTATCAGATTTTCTTTAATACAACGGATGCTCTCTCTGGCGTTGATTATTACCAGATAAAATTTGATAATGGCGATTTTAAAGATGCCACAAGTCCATATATTCTGAATGAAAGTGAGCGGACAGCAAAATTAGTTGCTGTCAAGGCTGTGGACAAAGCCGGCAATGAAAGCGTCGGCGCATTAGCAATTGCTGACTACATTGCCAACCAACAAGAAATAGCCTCAAAGATGCTGAATGAAAAGACCACCCTGTTTGATATTCAGGCCGGTGCCGCTAAAAGATCATGGTTAGAATTTTATATCGTACTCGGAGTAATTGTAATAATTTTTGCTGCCATTATTATTTGGCTGATTACCCAAAAAAGCAAAAAATAA